Proteins from a single region of Diaphorobacter limosus:
- a CDS encoding YaeQ family protein, producing the protein MALKSTIFKANLSIADIDHGYYADHQLTLARHPSETDERMMVRLLALALQAHELQDTCRGDGQLAFGAGLSDPDDPDVSLTDFTGRKRLWIEVGQPEDKPLSKACSRADAVVVYAFAHAADVWWKGIQPKLTRLPKLQVWRVPSDAAQQLAALAERSMQLQATVQEGALTLSSERGSVHVEPLRWK; encoded by the coding sequence ATGGCCCTCAAGTCCACCATCTTCAAGGCGAATCTGTCCATCGCCGACATCGACCATGGCTACTACGCCGACCACCAGCTGACCCTGGCGCGCCACCCCAGCGAGACCGACGAGCGCATGATGGTGCGCCTGCTGGCCCTGGCGCTGCAGGCCCATGAGCTGCAGGACACCTGCCGTGGCGACGGCCAGCTGGCCTTTGGCGCCGGCCTGTCCGACCCCGACGATCCGGACGTGTCGCTGACCGACTTCACGGGCCGCAAGCGCCTGTGGATAGAGGTCGGCCAGCCCGAGGACAAGCCGCTGTCCAAGGCCTGCAGCCGCGCCGACGCGGTGGTGGTCTACGCCTTTGCCCATGCGGCGGATGTGTGGTGGAAGGGCATCCAACCGAAGCTCACGCGCCTGCCCAAGCTGCAGGTCTGGCGCGTGCCCTCTGATGCCGCGCAGCAACTCGCCGCCCTGGCCGAGCGCAGCATGCAGCTGCAGGCCACGGTGCAGGAGGGCGCGCTCACGCTCAGCAGCGAGCGCGGCAGCGTGCATGTGGAGCCGCTGCGCTGGAAATAA
- a CDS encoding glutathione S-transferase N-terminal domain-containing protein translates to MKLIGSTASPYVRKVRVVMAEKKLDYRFQEENVWSEETAISTANPLGKVPCLVMEGGEAVFDSRVIVEYLDTLSPVGKLIPGTGRERAEVKTWEALADGVLDAGVLARLEATWAGRQDGERSQAWMARQLGKVRAGLQAMSQGLGDKPYCSGIHLSLSDIAVGCALGWLEFRFPQIAWRTDHPNLARLMDKLMQRQSFIDTKPH, encoded by the coding sequence ATGAAGCTGATCGGATCCACCGCGAGTCCCTATGTGCGCAAGGTGCGCGTGGTGATGGCAGAGAAGAAGCTGGACTACCGTTTTCAGGAAGAAAACGTGTGGTCCGAGGAAACCGCCATCAGCACCGCCAACCCCCTGGGCAAGGTGCCCTGCCTGGTCATGGAGGGAGGCGAGGCGGTGTTCGATTCACGCGTCATCGTGGAATACCTGGACACGCTCTCGCCCGTGGGCAAGCTCATCCCTGGCACGGGGCGCGAGCGTGCCGAGGTCAAGACCTGGGAGGCCCTGGCCGATGGCGTGCTGGACGCCGGGGTGCTGGCACGGCTGGAGGCCACCTGGGCCGGACGCCAGGACGGCGAGCGCAGCCAGGCCTGGATGGCGCGCCAGCTGGGCAAGGTGCGCGCCGGCCTGCAGGCCATGAGCCAGGGCCTGGGCGACAAGCCGTATTGCAGCGGCATACACCTGAGCCTGTCGGATATTGCGGTCGGCTGCGCCCTGGGCTGGCTGGAGTTCCGCTTTCCGCAGATCGCCTGGCGCACCGATCACCCCAACCTGGCGCGGCTGATGGACAAGCTGATGCAGCGCCAGAGCTTCATCGACACCAAGCCGCACTGA
- the purB gene encoding adenylosuccinate lyase, whose product MSLSTITALSPLDGRYAAKLTALRPIMSEHGYMHRRVQVEVAWFIALSDAGFDEFKPLSPGARAYLQGLVKNFSEADTAAIKEIEKTTNHDVKAVEYWIKSKFGGRPELEKAAEFVHFACTSEDINNTSHALQIRAGRDQVIVPGLDAIITKLREMAHQHAQVPMLSRTHGQTASPTTVGKELANVVMRLQAATARITTVKILAKMNGAVGNYNAHLSAWPDFDWEAFSQKVVETHEPQGLGLTFQPYSIQIEPHDYMAELFDAIARANTILIDLSRDIWGYVSLAYFKQKLKEGEIGSSTMPHKVNPIDFENAEGNLGLANALLRHLAEKLPISRWQRDLTDSTVLRNIGVAMGYAALAYSSLMTGLNKLELNQEALNADLDSSWEVLAEPIQTVMRRYGVPGAYEKLKEVTRGKSVTAEALHALIRSLDIPQADKERLLALTPASYIGMATELARRV is encoded by the coding sequence ATGAGTCTGTCCACGATTACCGCCCTGTCGCCGCTTGACGGCCGCTACGCCGCCAAACTCACCGCCCTGCGCCCCATCATGAGCGAGCATGGCTACATGCACCGCCGCGTGCAGGTGGAGGTCGCCTGGTTCATCGCGCTGTCGGACGCGGGGTTTGACGAGTTCAAGCCGCTGAGCCCGGGCGCACGCGCCTACCTGCAGGGCCTGGTGAAAAACTTCTCCGAGGCCGACACGGCCGCCATCAAGGAGATAGAAAAGACCACCAACCACGACGTGAAGGCCGTGGAGTACTGGATCAAGTCCAAGTTCGGCGGCCGCCCGGAGCTGGAGAAGGCCGCCGAGTTCGTGCATTTCGCCTGCACCAGCGAAGACATCAACAACACCAGCCACGCGCTGCAGATCCGCGCCGGGCGCGACCAGGTCATTGTTCCTGGCCTGGACGCCATCATCACCAAGCTGCGCGAGATGGCGCACCAGCATGCCCAGGTGCCCATGCTCAGCCGCACCCATGGCCAGACGGCCAGCCCGACCACCGTGGGCAAGGAGCTGGCCAACGTGGTCATGCGCCTGCAGGCGGCCACGGCGCGCATCACCACGGTGAAGATCCTGGCCAAGATGAACGGCGCCGTGGGCAACTACAACGCCCATCTGTCGGCCTGGCCCGACTTCGACTGGGAGGCCTTCAGCCAGAAGGTCGTGGAAACGCACGAACCGCAAGGCCTGGGCCTGACCTTCCAGCCCTACAGCATCCAGATCGAGCCACATGACTACATGGCCGAGCTGTTCGACGCCATCGCGCGGGCCAACACCATATTGATCGACCTCTCGCGCGACATCTGGGGTTATGTCTCGCTGGCCTACTTCAAGCAGAAGCTGAAGGAAGGCGAGATCGGGTCCAGCACCATGCCGCACAAGGTCAACCCGATCGACTTCGAGAACGCCGAGGGCAACCTGGGCCTGGCCAACGCGCTCTTGCGCCATCTGGCGGAAAAGCTGCCCATCAGCCGCTGGCAGCGCGACCTCACCGACAGCACCGTGCTGCGCAACATCGGCGTGGCCATGGGCTATGCGGCCCTGGCCTACAGCTCGCTGATGACCGGCCTGAACAAGCTGGAGCTCAACCAGGAAGCGCTGAACGCCGACCTGGACAGCAGCTGGGAAGTGCTGGCCGAGCCCATCCAGACCGTCATGCGCCGCTATGGCGTGCCGGGCGCCTATGAAAAGCTCAAGGAGGTCACGCGCGGCAAGAGCGTGACCGCCGAGGCCCTGCACGCGCTGATTCGCAGCCTGGACATCCCCCAGGCGGACAAGGAGCGCCTGCTGGCGCTGACGCCGGCCAGCTACATCGGCATGGCCACCGAGCTGGCAAGACGCGTCTGA
- a CDS encoding putative signal transducing protein — translation MLRLTQAPDIATAMLWSDLLREAGMPASVQRQHLGAAAGHLPPGECLPEIWLAHAEHADPARALLRDYERLPQRQWVCRACGESIEGGFEQCWNCGALMPR, via the coding sequence ATGCTGCGTCTGACCCAGGCCCCCGACATTGCCACGGCCATGCTGTGGAGCGATCTGCTGCGCGAGGCCGGCATGCCCGCCAGCGTGCAGCGCCAGCACCTGGGCGCGGCGGCCGGCCATTTGCCACCCGGTGAATGCCTGCCCGAGATCTGGCTGGCGCATGCGGAGCATGCCGATCCGGCCCGCGCCCTGCTGCGTGACTACGAGCGCCTGCCCCAGCGCCAGTGGGTCTGCCGCGCCTGTGGCGAGTCGATTGAGGGCGGTTTCGAGCAATGCTGGAACTGCGGCGCCCTGATGCCGCGCTGA